Part of the Sphaerochaeta associata genome is shown below.
CCTCAGCTGGGCCTGGGACGTAGTGGACCATCGGGGCATACTCGATTTCTACGATGTATACAAGGTCATGCTCTCCCAGGAAGTCCCCCATGAGATTCGGCTGGAGACATCAGAGCGTGTCATTCCCATCATCGACGGGATCATTACCGACGCCAAGAGCGAGGAAGCCGCCGTCAATATCCTCAATGCAGGACTCATTGACGACCTGCCGTCCTGGTTGGTGGTGGAGGTTCCTGCAATGATCGACAAGAACGGCATCACAGGAATCAGGATGGGGCAGCTGCCCAAGGGATATCTGGCTCTGTTGCGCTCGTACGCCGGTGTCTATGACATGACGGCCGAGGCGATCATCCATAAAAGCAAGGAGTATGCAATTCAGGCCCTGCTGGCCAATCCGGTGGTCCACCAAGCCTCTTCATTGGAGGAATTGGTCGATCGAATGATCAGCAAGCAGGAACGTTGGCTGGGATATCTGAAGTAGGCGAACCAACAACGGATGGGAGTATACTTCCATCCGTTGAATTTTGTAGAATGGGCGGATATGGCTACAATCAAGGAAATCTCCCGTAAGGCCGGGGTGAGTGCTACTACGGTTGCAAATGTCATTCACGGCCGCACCAGCAAAGTCTCCCCTGCCACCCTGCAAAAGGTGCAGGCGATTATTGAATCGGAAAAGTATGCCCCCAATATGGGCGCCATGATGTTGCTGGGCAACAACTCACGAATCATCGGCGTGATCATGTTCACCGAGCCCAGACATAACGAAACCGTGTTGGAAGACCCGTTCTCCTCGGCCATCCTCGGGGCAATGGAGCGTGATATTCGAGCCGCCGGCTACTACATGATGCTCTATGTCTCCAGCGATGAGGAGGAGGTTGTCCGTCTATCCAAGGCTTGGAAGATGGACGGCCTGATTCTTGTCTGGGTCCCGGGCAAGATTTGCAGCATCATCAGCTCAAGCGTCGATGTTCCCTTGGTCTACATTGACTGCTTTTTCAATGACGACGATCACACGTATTATAATATCGGGCTGGAAGACAGACGAGGGGGGTATGAGGTGACGAAGTACCTCCTCTCGATGGGGCACACCAACATACTGTTCCTCCCATGCAACCCCATTTTTCCCGGCGGCGATTCAGAGCGGTTTTCCGGATGCAAGGAGGCTTTTACTGAACACGGCTTGGTTCTCACTGATGAAGCAAAGCGGCCCCTGCCGTACGATCGTGCAAAGCGGGAGAAGATCTATCTTGAAATCACGGGAAAGGATGCGGGTTATACGGCTTTGGTGTTCTCTTCCGATTACTACGCTTCCGAAGCGCTCACTTTCTTGCAGGAACAGGGCATCAATGTTCCCGATGACATCTCCATCACCGGTTTTGACGATAATATCTTCTCTCGTCTGGTAACACCCAGGTTGACCACCGTCCATCAGGATTCGAGCAGAAAAGGGAGGCTTGCCATCGAGATGTTGATGCGCCTGCTCCGTGGAGAAGAAATCGAGCAGCCGAGGGTTACGCTGCCGATATATCTGCAGATACGCGATTCGGTGCGAAAGCTCTAACTCTCGGTTCTCTCCCTATGCACAAAAGCCTCCCCTTCTGAATCGGATGGGGGGTTTTTGTTGCAGGTATCTTCAACTATCCATGGTTCTGTTATTTATATAACAAGTAAAATGTTTTTACAACAAATTGACACGTTGCTTCAATGGTTGTATTCTTATTAACATTCACATACCCTATTGGGGCTCTGTTGCCTTATAGAGAGAAAGGAAGGATACCAATGAAGAAAACTGTTGCTGTTTTGGTCGTACTGCTCTGTCTGACCGGAATGCTGTTCGCCCAAGGGAAGCAGGAAGCCCCCGCTTCACAAGCAAAGGTGCTGAGAGTCGCCATGGAGTGCGGCTATGCACCGTACAACTGGACCCAGACCACCAATGCGAACGGGGCTGTACCCATCTCCGGTTCAAAGGAGTTCGCATACGGCTATGATGTAATGATGGCCAAGCTGATCACCGAGCGCCTGGGCTATGACCTTGAGATTGTAAAGCTGGACTGGGATTCGCTCGTGCCTGCAGTGCAGTCCGGTACGGTGGACTGCGTCATCGCCGGTCAGTCGATCACCTCGGACCGCATGCAGATGGTTGATTTTACCTCCCCGTACTACTATGCCTCGATCGTCTGCCTGACGAACGGTGACAGCAAGTACGCCTCGGCAAAGGGTATCAGCGATCTGGCGGGAGGCGCCTGCACCAGTCAGCTCGGGACCATCTGGTACGACACCTGTCTGCCTCAGATTCCCAATGCAAAGATCCTCCCGGCCCAGGAGTCTGCACCTGCCATGCTGGTTGCCCTGAACAGCAAGCGCGTGGACTTCATCTGTACCGATATGCCTACTGCCAAAGCCGCCATTGTTGCTTACCCGAACATGAAGATTCTCGATTTCGCTGGCTCAAATGATGATTTTGCTGTCAGTGAAGAGGAAATCAACATCGGTATTTCCGTCTCCAAGAAGAACCCTGAGCTGACCAAGGCAATCAACAGCGTACTGGACACCCTCATCGTCGATGACTTCAATGCCATGATGGAGAGCGCCATCGCCGTTCAACCTCTGTCCAACTAACCTGAAGGAAATGGAATGTCGATATCTGAAATGAATTTCTTGCAGAGGATGCTCTACATCCTCGAGCAGTACAGCGGCTCCCTTGCAAAAGGGGCCGCTACCACCATGGTAATCGCCATCGTCTGTACGGCCTTGGGATGCGTTATCGGTTTTGCAGTCGGTATCGTCCAGACACTTGAACCAAAGAAGAAGGACAATATTTTCTATAAGATTATCTTGAAAGTCATCAAGCTGCTGCTCACCGCCTATGTAGAACTCTTCCGCGGAACGCCGATGATGTTGCAGGCTGCGTTCATCTACTATGGTGCAAGCCAGGTCTTCGGCCTCAACCTCGGCATGTGGCAGGCGGCGATCCTGATCGTCTCCATCAACACGGGAGCCTATATGGCTGAGACGGTCCGCGGGGGCATCCTGTCCGTCGACATCGGCCAAACCGAGGGTGCAAAGGCCATCGGCATGAATCACTTCCAGACAATGTTGTCCGTCATTCTCCCTCAGGCACTGAGAAACATCATGCCCCAGATCGGCAACAACTTGATCATCAACATCAAGGATACCTGTGTATTGTCCATCATCGGAACCGTCGAGCTCTTCTTCACCTTCAAGAGCATTTCAGGGGCTTTGTATACCTATTTTGAAGCTGCCACGGTCATTCTCATCATATATTTCATCCTGACCTTCGTCTCATCGCGAATCCTGCTTGCATGGGAGAACCGAATGGACGGCCCTGTCAATTTCGACCTTGCCACAACTGATACCCTGGCTTTCACCAGCGGCATGATGCGTTTTCCGCGCAAGGCGAAGAGGAGGAAATAATGTCTGAAATTCTTAGCATCGAGCATCTTTCAAAACGCTTCGGCGAAAACGAGGTTCTCAAGGACATCAATTTTCAAGTTCGACCCGGGGATGTAACCTCGATCATCGGAGCCTCGGGTTCGGGAAAATCCACGCTGCTTCGATGCATCAACCTTCTGGAGAGCGCCACTTCCGGCAAGATTCTTTTCCACGGACAGAACATCCTCTCAGATCATGTCAACGAGGCGAAATATCGTGCGAAAGTAGGTATGGTCTTCCAATCCTTCAATCTCTTCAACAACCATACAGTGCTCAGCAACTGCATGGTCGGTCAAATCAAGGTGTTGAAGAAACCGAAGGAAGAGGCGTATGATGCAGCACTGCTCTATCTTGACAAGGTAGGCATGACCAGCCACATCAATGCCAAGCCTCATCAGCTCAGCGGCGGTCAGAAACAACGTGTTGCCATCGCCCGCGCCCTGGCGATGCAGCCTGAGATCCTGCTCTTTGATGAACCCACCTCAGCTCTCGACCCCGAGATGGTCGGTGAGGTACTGGACGTCATGAAGGCTTTGGCCAAGGAGGGAACCACCATGCTGGTCGTCACCCACGAGATGGCCTTTGCACGGGATGTCTCCAACCATGTCGTCTACATGTATGATGGGAAAATTGAGGAGGAAGGGGAGCCGAAGAATCTCTTCTCTCGTCCAAAGAGTCCCCAGCTGAAAGAGTTTCTCAGCCGATTCACCAAAACAGACCAATCCAACGATGCAACGTAAACAGTTCAGCCGATGAAACAATTCCCGGCTCGTGTGGACACTTTTTAAGGTGAAAATGCATCATAGTAAGTAACAATGGTCCTTATAAAACCTATCATGCACTAGTTTTGCCTGTAGGGCGTTGTTTGGTTTACCTAAAACCAGGCCTGCCCGAGGAGGCAGCATGAGAAAAAGGTTTTACATGGGGCTTATTACTGCATTGCTTGCGCTGGTAGTGGGCTGTACGACCACTACAACGACTAAGGCAGGTGTCCATCCGCTCTGGGATGCGGGAAATACCCGCGATAAAATCATTGTTCTCAGCGATATTCACCTCGGCATTGAGGATGCATATGCTGAAATTCTGGAAAACCGCTCCCATCTGATCGAATTCCTCAATCGAATCGCCGCTACAGCAGATGTACGGGAAGTGGTGCTCAACGGTGATATCCTGGATGAATGGTACCTGCCTCTCTCCTTCAACGAGACCGACCGTGATGCCTTCTATCAGGAAATTCTCGAGAACAACCGGGGGGTGCTCGCTGCGTTCAAGAACATTATGGATGCAGGAATCAAGCTGGTGTACGTAGTAGGGAATCACGATATGTCCATTACACCGGCGAGCATCGAAGAGGCAATCCCCGGCATTGTTGTCTGCTCCGACCGCCTCGGCCTCGGTCTCTACAGAACCGGGGACCGAAGCGAGATAGTCATCGAGCATGGACATCGCTACGACGTATTCTCAGCCCCGGATACCATCACCAATTCTCATCTGGTAAGTGGTCCCACGATGTTTCCTCCCGGATACTTCTATGCCCGGTATGCAGCCGATTGGGTGATCTCCGGCAAGCCGTCCTTCACAGCCGATCTTCCCGTCATATCAACAGTTCCAGACCGAGCGACGAATCCCGACCAGTTCGCCGCCTATGCCTATTACAAGACTCTTGCTACGGAGTTCAGCCGTATTACCTTGGGCAATGCATTCGGTGATGCGCTGTTCGATATCCGCATCGATGGGTACAACGATGTGTACTCCGTTAAGGATATGTTTCCGGTCCTCAATGAACAAGGCGAGATTTCTGCACCGGTTTTGTTTCCAAACTATCAGAGGACGTGGGATGCCCGTCAGCAGGCGAACGGTGTTCAAAAGAAGGCCAGTTTCATTGAAGCAGCACTCGGAGCACTCGGGGGAGATTACATCGAGACCCAGGCACGCCTGCAATTCGAAGTCGACAAGGCCCATAGCGATACCAGTGTCGTGCTCTTCGGCCACTCTCATATTCCTGCGTTCTACGACTACGGCAACAACCACTACTATGTAAACACCGGTACTTGGATCGACCACAACGTCAATTACAAGGAGGCAGACGGCAGCTACCTCGCCAGAACCTTTGCAGTAGTCACCACCGGTCCTTCCAATCAGGTGGGAGTCTACCAATATACCACCGATGGCAAGCTTCGTGATATCAAGGATCTGCTTCTCTCGGACCTTGTGTAACAGGATTGTCTGCCCCGTGGCCGAAGAGGCCATGGGGCTTGTTCTCAGAGCTTGATCAAACGGGTTTTGGAAAAATCGTCGGTATCACGGTCCAAATGATCGGCGAGATTCTGCACGGCTGCAACCACTGCTTCGAGATCATCGTCCGAAAGATTCTCCAAGAGGCCGAACATCTGTTTGTACCCGAGTTCCAGCAGCCCCTTGCTCTTGCTGCTGTAGAACTCCCTGCCAAAAGCCGACGGCCGCAGGATGATTTCTTTTTGGTTATCCGTTTTTTTGTACCGTTCAACCAGATGTTGCTGTACAAGGCGTTTCACATATTTGGAAAACGTGCTCTGAGGCATACCGAGACAACGGGAAAGTTCCGCCATCTTCAGAACTTCATCCTCATGTTCGATGATGCACTCCAAGACCTGCCAGCTCTGGGCGGAGAGAAACACTCCATCCTCCCCTCCCAGCTCAATATTATAGCCACGGACATAGATGTTGGCATATCTGGTCAACTGGCCTACGAGATTCCTATACCGCCCCATCCAGCTCAATTCCATGAAGCACTCCAGCCTACTCTCAAAGTAGTGTGAGTATAGCACATCTTGGAAGGGTGAAAACAGAACCAGGTGACATCGGCGAAAGCGGTTTTTGATGACACCTGGCAAATGGACAAGCGACTACAGCATGACTGCAAAGGAACCGGCAGCACTCAGGTACCAGACAATGAAAAGTGTTGCGATGCCGGCCCCTGCATACACCCTGCCGGTCTTGCGGAAGAAATACGTGTAGATGCAGGCAACAAGCGGCCAGAGAACCAACAAGGGGATGTAGTAGATGCCTCCCATCCCGGCAGCTGTCTGAATCAGAGGATTCGAGCCAAAGATAATGGATCCACCCACCATAAGCGGTACATACAGGAAGAGCAGCCAAACAACCGCTCCCAATGTCATCACAACGGCATTGATCGCCATCTCCCTGCCTAAACCAAGCTTGCCCTGCTTCGGTCTTTGGAAACCAGCCAACACGATTCCTTGCGGTATGAAATAGAGAGCAAAAGGAACCAAGTACCCAAGAAAGGCTAAAAACCGTTTCCCCGTGAATGGAAGCAGGGTGACAACCCAAGCCCTGAAATCCACCTTCCATACCCCGTCAACGAATACGAGAATCAGGTAAACAGGCAGGAGGGTGCATATTGCAAAGCCTAGGGATTTCAAGATTTTCATCCCGTCGAATGTACGTGAAGAGTCGGTCAATCCATAGTGCGCGACTGTAGCTCCTTTCTTCTTCAATTGGGTGTAATGCCCCAATATCATGAGAACAACGGCTATACCGCCGCAGAGCATCGACCAAACCATATATACATTGGTGAAATTCTGAGGCCAGAGTCTGTTTGGAGTAATCCAAGGCACAAAAAACATGTGATTCCAAACAAACAGATACAGCAGTGGCCCGATGGCGGTGGTGAGCAACGCACCGATCCACCAACTTCTACCCTCATACCCGCGGTACTCCGGGAGTTTCTCCTTCAAATCGTTGAAATACCGGGTTTCAAGAAGCAATGAACCCATCGGAAAGAGGAACAGCATTGCACCAAATAATGCAAGGGCCGTACCGATAAGCTTGACAGGCCAAATCTGATTGCGCGCAGAGAGCCCGTTTCCACCTTCAAGCGTCAGTTGCATCCACTCCAAGGCATTTGCAATAGCCGGAATGGAATCTGTAGCACCTGCATGGTTCTCCCAAGGCTGATAGAGTATTCTTGCTGTTCCTTCTTCGATGGACCCATACACCTTTCCGACCTCGATGGGATCGGTAGTATTGAACAACGGCTGCAATACCGGTGATACGGGAGCATCAGAACCCTTGCCGATGAATATCATCACGCCAAGCTCGGTAACCGTTCCAATATTGAAGGCTGCATTTTTAACCAAGGGGGCGGCCGAGAGGTCCATGGACCCCGGTGCATTCACCTCGGACTCCATGAAGAACACCGATGAGTAGCCATCGGGATTCGAGGTGATTGCACCCATCGCTCCTGCAAACCCTCCTTGGGACATCCCGACTATACCGATATTCTGCGTATCAACATTCGGCAGGCTTCGAAGATATGCAAGGCCGGCGGGACCTCCGGCCCCATGGTCGAGATTCTTGGCGGTGGATCTTCCATGACCGCTCATATCCATGGAGAGAACCACATATCCTCTTCGCGCAAATTCCAGCGCAGTATTCGCCATATGGTTCTTTTGATTATTCAACCCATGAATGGCAAGGATTGCCGGGGCTTTTCCGGTATTGGCCTTGGGCGTATACAGGTAGGCGCTTACCTTGAAGCCCGGTGCATGCCAAATGGAGACCTCTTCGACCTTCACCCTCCCAAACCCTGCATTCACCCATGCTCCTACCAGACTACCGCCAACCATGAGTATGATCGCCAGATAGAGCAACATCCAGTTCTTGCTTGTTTTCATTCAAGCCCTCCTTATTTCTTTAGAATCTTTTTTGATTCTATAGTAAGTATAGACCAAGATATTCCTCCCTGCAACGATGATATTCATCATGACGGTGAGCTTCCCGACTTCTCTATTGCTTTACGATTGGATTTCGAGCGACTCGGCTATCCTACCATCTCCAGGAACGCTTGCTCCTCCATGGGTTTTGCGTAGTAAAATCCCTGTACACGCTCGATACCCACGCTCTTGACCATTTCCAACTGCTGTTCGGTTTCCACTCCTTCGGCGATAAGCACCTTGCCCAAGGTGTGCAGCATATCGACAAGCAAGGCAAGCATGGCAGGATCGGCCATGGCTGCATGGATGACGCTCTTATCGAATTTCACATAGGCGTACGGCAGGTCCATCAACGCCTTCAGGTTGGAATACCCCGTACCGAAATCGTCAAGGGCGAACTTGATGTCCCTAAGCGAGAGCTCAAGCATCACCTGTGAAACTTTTTCATATGAGCGGAGGGCCACCGATTCGGTGATCTCAAAGCCGATCTTTTTGGGGGCGATTTGCTCTTGCTCGATAATGGAGATCAATGAACCTGCAATATGGCTCGAATTGAAATCCTCGCCGCTCAAATTCACCGAAATGTACTCCAAAGCACACTCGCCCAGATTTTTCCTGACCAAGGTGCAGACTTTCGAGAGGAGAATCTTGGTAAGATGAACGATCAACCCCGATTGTTCGGCAAGGCTGATGAACTGGGAGGGAGGCAAAAACCCCAGATGTTCATCCTTGATCCTCATCAATGCTTCAGCCGAAACCATCCGGCCTGTTGCAACATCGTAGATGGGTTGATAGTGCACCATCACCTGCTCGGGATTGCGGATCGAGGATCGGAGTGCGGACAAGACGTTCATCCGACGTTGCTGGTCGAAAGCATCCTGCTTGGTAAAGATGAATACGGGCTGCTTGCGTACCGAAGTTATTTCGGAGAGCACCCGTTTGCGTGCCTGATCGTACTCTGCAAGCGTAGAAGCATGGCTTGGGATGTGCAGCACACCGAAGTTGACTTGTACGAACAGCAGCTCTCCCTCCACCTGCCAACCTTGGGTCATGCGCTGCCTGACCGCCTGAACCACCGAGCCGGCAAGCCTGCCGTCCTTCGATGGAAGACAAAGACAAAACCTGCTGCCTTCCAGTCGGAACGCCTCATTCGAAGCAGCCATGGTTTTCAGAAATGTACCAATCCCGACAAGCACTTGCTCGGCTGTCGGGGCTCCATGGAGCGAGCTGAAATACTCGAAGTTCTCGATATCCAAAAAGATGAGCGTATGAGGTGATTGAAAGCGGAAGATGCGGATGAGTTTACGCTGAAGCAATGCTTCGTTGGGAAGGCCGGAAAGACTGTCGAAGGTGACTGAGTCCCGTTGGCCTATCAAGTAGTACAACACCAGCATGAATGCATTAACCAGCATGAACATCAAGGGGGAATGGGTCGTCTGAAGCGATATCAAGGAGACTCCGAAGCACAAGGGCAACAGCAGGGAGATGAACAGAAACGACCCTTGGAGGTTCTTGCGATGGCCCAGGGTTGGCATGAGCATGGCAAAACAAAAGAACCAGGAGAGTGCAATGATATACGTGCTTCCAGAAGAAGGAAGCAGATGCACGAACGCCTGATTCAAAGGATAGAACTGTTGCCTGGGAACGTCCCGAAATGCAAGAACAGTCAAAACAGCGAGGGGAATGTCGTGGATCAGGGAGAGGATGCCAACTAATTTGGGATCATCCATCACATTGACTGCATTGAAGTGCATCCAGGCAGAGAGGAGAAATGGAATCGCCAGCGCATGCAAGGTCCAAACAAGCCGATGGATGAGAACCGGGTAGATTACAAGACCTTGTTGTGCTGATACCAGCAGCAACGTGAGGATGATGTACAACGAATAGGTGATGGTCAACTCCGAGAAGAACCTGCTTCCCCTATCCTTGCGTAAAAGCGGGAACCTGAGAACATCGATGAGAATCGAAAGCATCAGGATGCTCGAAAGCAGTGCGACTGTAACATAATGCATGAACCACCCCTGAGAGAAAGCTTGTATCTACAATGGTGGAATTATAACACAAACAAGCAAGAGTACAGCAGGAAAGGCATGGGGAACTACAAAGTCAACAGGTTCTATAGTATAGTCAATCCCATATGAGAAAGATTATCAGTATTGCGGTATGCATGCTCGCTTGCAGTATGGTGTTTGCTGCATCCTTTTCCTCGGTGGAAGGAAAGCTCTTCAACGACAAGTCATTCATCTTTCCCGATGATTTGCTTGAAGAGAGGTCTGTCATCATCGCCCTCACCCTCAGTTCATCCCGTAAGAACGGAGAGGAACAACAAAAGCACTTCATTGAGTGGCAGAAAAAGCTGAAAGAAACGTCATCAAAACTGAACTCAATTACCGTCTATCATATTTCGGTGATCGACGGGGCTCCCTTCTTTGTGCGGGGTGCAATCAGAAACGGCATTGCAAAGGAGTATGGCGACCTTGTAAAGGAGACACAGGGAGGGGTGCTCTACCTCTCCAAGTCCGAACGGTTCGCCTCCGATGCACGCATCCCCATCGATGGAGAGCCTACCCTCGTGGTGCTCTCAGCCACCGGTTCCATTGAGGGTTTTGTCAAAGGAGCGTACAGCTCCGACCGAATGCTCCAGCTTCAGTCTTTACTGGGTATGTGAGCTTGAGCTTCTAAAAGCGAGAGGGCGACTTTCTCATCCACCGGTCTGCTGATCAGGTAGCCCTGAATCTTGTCACAGCCGAATTTCCGTAAGTACTGCAGCTGTCTTTCATGCTCGATGCCTTCGGCTACGACACAGTGGCCGAGCTTGTGCGCAAGGCTTATGATGTCACCGGTTATTGCTTCTTCGTCGGTGAGTGTCATCAGTTTATCGATGAAAAACTTGTCGATCTTCAAACAGTTGATATTGAGCTCCCGTTCCCGGGCGAGGGAGGAATACCCGGTGCCGAAGTCATCGATTGCAATCTGGATACCCATGCTCTGCAGTTGTCCAAGAACCCTGTTGATGTCCTGATAGTTGGAAGCAAACACCGATTCGGTGATCTCGAGGCAGATGCAGCGGGGATCGACCTGCATCGCCTTGATCATCCGCAAAAGATTGGCGGTGAAATCATGTTTGAGCAGCTGGATGGCCGAGATGTTGATGGACATCACAATGTTGTGATACCCCTTGCCGTGCAAGGTGTTCAGAAACCTCAGAGCCTGTAGGATGATTGAATCACCGAGGGGGATGATGAGCTTGGTTTTCTCGGTGATCGGAATGAATTGCAAGGGGGATATGAGTCCGAGGGAGGAAATCTGAAGGCGTGCCAACGCCTCGAATCCGACAATCTTGTTGCTCGCAAGTTCAAAAATCGGTTGATAGTTGAGAAACAGCGAACCGCTTCCCTCACCGGCGGCGATGCGGCTGAGCTCTGCGGTTATCTCCTCCTCCCGGTAGAGCCGCTCCTCCATCTCAGTATCAAAGAAGCAATAGCTGGATTGTCCATGCAATTGCTGCAGAGCCTGCTCTGAAGCAACCAGGAGATTCCTGAGCAGTTGCTCCACATCCTTGGTGGCATCCCTGCCGATTTCAACAATGCCAATACCCCAATTGATACCCTCAATAATGAGAAAGGTCTCTAAAAGAGATGAGATTCTCTTACAGAAGTCTATCAAATCCTGTTTCTCACGGTAGTTTTTTACATAAAAGGAAAAGCGATACTCATGAGTTTTGCATAAGAGACACTGCTCGTTGCTGAGTACAAGCAAGGCAGTGGCAACCTTTTTAATGATCTCTTGTGTATACTGAAAACCGTAGGTCATGCTCGCCGTATGCAGGGCACTCAGATTGACTGCGACCACAGCCCGCTTCAAACAAGCATGCAGCTGGATATCCTCATGCAAGAGATTTTCCAAATGCCGGCGGTTGTATAGACTCGTCAACATGTCATGCTCGTTGTAAAACGTCAGTTCCTGTTCAACCTTCTTACGATCGGAGATATCGAGAATGATGCCCTCCAGCTCCTGTACTTCGCCTCTCTGGGTGTAGTATCCCTGCCCGGTCTCCCACACCCACACACGCTGTCCATCAGCTTTGATGATCTCATACTCATAAGTGAACGTCTGGTGCAAGGGCAACACACGTTCCCACTCCTCTCTGATGGCCTGCCTATAGGAAGGGACGATGAGCTCGTTGAAGCTGATGTCACGATTGCCCACCAAACTCGCCGGTTCATACCCGGTCAGATTCTTACAGCCGTCGGAAAC
Proteins encoded:
- a CDS encoding alpha/beta hydrolase, which translates into the protein MKTSKNWMLLYLAIILMVGGSLVGAWVNAGFGRVKVEEVSIWHAPGFKVSAYLYTPKANTGKAPAILAIHGLNNQKNHMANTALEFARRGYVVLSMDMSGHGRSTAKNLDHGAGGPAGLAYLRSLPNVDTQNIGIVGMSQGGFAGAMGAITSNPDGYSSVFFMESEVNAPGSMDLSAAPLVKNAAFNIGTVTELGVMIFIGKGSDAPVSPVLQPLFNTTDPIEVGKVYGSIEEGTARILYQPWENHAGATDSIPAIANALEWMQLTLEGGNGLSARNQIWPVKLIGTALALFGAMLFLFPMGSLLLETRYFNDLKEKLPEYRGYEGRSWWIGALLTTAIGPLLYLFVWNHMFFVPWITPNRLWPQNFTNVYMVWSMLCGGIAVVLMILGHYTQLKKKGATVAHYGLTDSSRTFDGMKILKSLGFAICTLLPVYLILVFVDGVWKVDFRAWVVTLLPFTGKRFLAFLGYLVPFALYFIPQGIVLAGFQRPKQGKLGLGREMAINAVVMTLGAVVWLLFLYVPLMVGGSIIFGSNPLIQTAAGMGGIYYIPLLVLWPLVACIYTYFFRKTGRVYAGAGIATLFIVWYLSAAGSFAVML
- a CDS encoding amino acid ABC transporter ATP-binding protein; this translates as MSEILSIEHLSKRFGENEVLKDINFQVRPGDVTSIIGASGSGKSTLLRCINLLESATSGKILFHGQNILSDHVNEAKYRAKVGMVFQSFNLFNNHTVLSNCMVGQIKVLKKPKEEAYDAALLYLDKVGMTSHINAKPHQLSGGQKQRVAIARALAMQPEILLFDEPTSALDPEMVGEVLDVMKALAKEGTTMLVVTHEMAFARDVSNHVVYMYDGKIEEEGEPKNLFSRPKSPQLKEFLSRFTKTDQSNDAT
- a CDS encoding LacI family DNA-binding transcriptional regulator, which codes for MATIKEISRKAGVSATTVANVIHGRTSKVSPATLQKVQAIIESEKYAPNMGAMMLLGNNSRIIGVIMFTEPRHNETVLEDPFSSAILGAMERDIRAAGYYMMLYVSSDEEEVVRLSKAWKMDGLILVWVPGKICSIISSSVDVPLVYIDCFFNDDDHTYYNIGLEDRRGGYEVTKYLLSMGHTNILFLPCNPIFPGGDSERFSGCKEAFTEHGLVLTDEAKRPLPYDRAKREKIYLEITGKDAGYTALVFSSDYYASEALTFLQEQGINVPDDISITGFDDNIFSRLVTPRLTTVHQDSSRKGRLAIEMLMRLLRGEEIEQPRVTLPIYLQIRDSVRKL
- a CDS encoding GGDEF domain-containing phosphodiesterase, which gives rise to MHYVTVALLSSILMLSILIDVLRFPLLRKDRGSRFFSELTITYSLYIILTLLLVSAQQGLVIYPVLIHRLVWTLHALAIPFLLSAWMHFNAVNVMDDPKLVGILSLIHDIPLAVLTVLAFRDVPRQQFYPLNQAFVHLLPSSGSTYIIALSWFFCFAMLMPTLGHRKNLQGSFLFISLLLPLCFGVSLISLQTTHSPLMFMLVNAFMLVLYYLIGQRDSVTFDSLSGLPNEALLQRKLIRIFRFQSPHTLIFLDIENFEYFSSLHGAPTAEQVLVGIGTFLKTMAASNEAFRLEGSRFCLCLPSKDGRLAGSVVQAVRQRMTQGWQVEGELLFVQVNFGVLHIPSHASTLAEYDQARKRVLSEITSVRKQPVFIFTKQDAFDQQRRMNVLSALRSSIRNPEQVMVHYQPIYDVATGRMVSAEALMRIKDEHLGFLPPSQFISLAEQSGLIVHLTKILLSKVCTLVRKNLGECALEYISVNLSGEDFNSSHIAGSLISIIEQEQIAPKKIGFEITESVALRSYEKVSQVMLELSLRDIKFALDDFGTGYSNLKALMDLPYAYVKFDKSVIHAAMADPAMLALLVDMLHTLGKVLIAEGVETEQQLEMVKSVGIERVQGFYYAKPMEEQAFLEMVG
- a CDS encoding MarR family winged helix-turn-helix transcriptional regulator; the protein is MELSWMGRYRNLVGQLTRYANIYVRGYNIELGGEDGVFLSAQSWQVLECIIEHEDEVLKMAELSRCLGMPQSTFSKYVKRLVQQHLVERYKKTDNQKEIILRPSAFGREFYSSKSKGLLELGYKQMFGLLENLSDDDLEAVVAAVQNLADHLDRDTDDFSKTRLIKL
- a CDS encoding metallophosphoesterase, with amino-acid sequence MRKRFYMGLITALLALVVGCTTTTTTKAGVHPLWDAGNTRDKIIVLSDIHLGIEDAYAEILENRSHLIEFLNRIAATADVREVVLNGDILDEWYLPLSFNETDRDAFYQEILENNRGVLAAFKNIMDAGIKLVYVVGNHDMSITPASIEEAIPGIVVCSDRLGLGLYRTGDRSEIVIEHGHRYDVFSAPDTITNSHLVSGPTMFPPGYFYARYAADWVISGKPSFTADLPVISTVPDRATNPDQFAAYAYYKTLATEFSRITLGNAFGDALFDIRIDGYNDVYSVKDMFPVLNEQGEISAPVLFPNYQRTWDARQQANGVQKKASFIEAALGALGGDYIETQARLQFEVDKAHSDTSVVLFGHSHIPAFYDYGNNHYYVNTGTWIDHNVNYKEADGSYLARTFAVVTTGPSNQVGVYQYTTDGKLRDIKDLLLSDLV
- a CDS encoding amino acid ABC transporter permease, whose translation is MSISEMNFLQRMLYILEQYSGSLAKGAATTMVIAIVCTALGCVIGFAVGIVQTLEPKKKDNIFYKIILKVIKLLLTAYVELFRGTPMMLQAAFIYYGASQVFGLNLGMWQAAILIVSINTGAYMAETVRGGILSVDIGQTEGAKAIGMNHFQTMLSVILPQALRNIMPQIGNNLIINIKDTCVLSIIGTVELFFTFKSISGALYTYFEAATVILIIYFILTFVSSRILLAWENRMDGPVNFDLATTDTLAFTSGMMRFPRKAKRRK
- a CDS encoding transporter substrate-binding domain-containing protein translates to MKKTVAVLVVLLCLTGMLFAQGKQEAPASQAKVLRVAMECGYAPYNWTQTTNANGAVPISGSKEFAYGYDVMMAKLITERLGYDLEIVKLDWDSLVPAVQSGTVDCVIAGQSITSDRMQMVDFTSPYYYASIVCLTNGDSKYASAKGISDLAGGACTSQLGTIWYDTCLPQIPNAKILPAQESAPAMLVALNSKRVDFICTDMPTAKAAIVAYPNMKILDFAGSNDDFAVSEEEINIGISVSKKNPELTKAINSVLDTLIVDDFNAMMESAIAVQPLSN